The following are encoded together in the Sulfurirhabdus autotrophica genome:
- a CDS encoding DUF3631 domain-containing protein, translating into MMTNILPSLVEKISPIDIKAGTQAVPETENITGITPAAPQQEDDEVIARLATMKPMDYDRVRTEQAKALGVQVKTLDGMVKAARNEENGLMLPFLEVEPHPEPIDPAQLLNDISNIICRFIVMDIEQADAAALWVAFTWFIDAAEVAPLAIINAPEKACGKSQFLDLLGRMVARPLSAANSSTAFMFRAVEMWTPTILIDEADTFIRENDEIKGLINAGYTRANAFVGRVVGDNHEPKLFKVWGAKALAGISLEKHLPDATMSRAIVFNLRRKLPHESVARLRHAESDLFKNYSSKLARFADDYSQQIRLSHPALPDELGDRAQDNWEPLLAIAECAGPDWVLRATTAALKLSSTGEASVSIGNELLADIQYVFECKHVEKISTADLIEALMKDEENSWATYNRGKPLTPRQLAKQLSGYGIKSKTVRLGPKNTPKGFDKAQFEDSFARYLLSPTKLPQQRNELPESNNGEAGVVAGNTQHSSNDTAGNVLDCPQLFRNDSATPEAISGINCGDVADKTANLGDNTGAPTVPAF; encoded by the coding sequence ATGATGACAAACATTCTTCCTTCATTGGTTGAAAAAATTTCGCCAATTGACATCAAGGCTGGAACGCAAGCTGTGCCCGAAACAGAAAACATTACAGGTATTACGCCAGCAGCACCCCAACAAGAGGACGATGAAGTCATTGCAAGATTGGCAACCATGAAGCCCATGGACTACGATCGCGTAAGGACAGAGCAAGCCAAGGCATTAGGGGTTCAAGTCAAAACACTAGATGGTATGGTTAAGGCGGCACGTAATGAAGAAAACGGACTCATGCTGCCATTCCTCGAAGTCGAGCCACACCCGGAACCGATAGATCCGGCGCAATTGCTAAATGATATATCAAACATCATTTGTCGTTTTATCGTGATGGATATTGAACAGGCTGACGCTGCGGCGCTTTGGGTGGCATTTACTTGGTTTATCGATGCAGCTGAAGTAGCGCCATTAGCCATAATCAATGCCCCAGAAAAGGCTTGCGGTAAGTCGCAGTTTTTGGACTTACTGGGGCGCATGGTGGCAAGACCATTATCTGCCGCAAATTCATCCACAGCATTTATGTTTCGCGCAGTGGAAATGTGGACTCCAACCATACTGATTGACGAAGCAGATACCTTCATACGAGAAAATGACGAAATCAAAGGACTCATTAATGCTGGTTACACTCGCGCGAATGCTTTTGTTGGTCGGGTAGTTGGCGATAACCACGAACCCAAACTTTTCAAGGTATGGGGTGCAAAGGCACTCGCAGGTATCTCGCTAGAAAAACACTTGCCAGATGCGACCATGAGTCGCGCTATTGTGTTTAATCTTCGACGGAAATTGCCACATGAATCGGTAGCGCGCTTGCGCCATGCAGAGTCTGACCTATTTAAGAATTATTCGTCTAAATTGGCTCGTTTTGCTGATGATTACTCGCAACAGATACGACTATCACACCCTGCCCTTCCGGATGAATTAGGCGACCGAGCCCAGGACAATTGGGAGCCTCTATTAGCAATTGCTGAATGTGCAGGTCCAGATTGGGTGCTACGTGCAACTACAGCAGCGTTAAAACTTTCCAGTACTGGTGAAGCATCAGTAAGTATTGGCAACGAATTGCTTGCCGATATCCAGTATGTATTTGAGTGCAAGCATGTCGAGAAAATAAGCACTGCGGATTTAATTGAGGCGCTTATGAAAGATGAAGAAAATTCATGGGCAACCTATAACCGGGGCAAGCCACTTACACCGCGTCAACTAGCAAAGCAACTTTCAGGGTATGGCATCAAGTCCAAAACAGTCCGCCTAGGGCCAAAAAATACACCCAAAGGTTTCGATAAAGCGCAGTTTGAAGATTCCTTTGCACGCTATCTCCTCTCCCCCACAAAATTGCCGCAACAGCGCAACGAATTGCCGGAATCCAATAACGGCGAGGCAGGGGTCGTTGCGGGTAACACACAACATTCAAGCAACGATACAGCCGGAAACGTTTTGGACTGTCCGCAACTATTCCGCAACGATTCCGCAACACCGGAAGCCATTTCAGGAATCAATTGTGGAGACGTTGCGGATAAAACGGCGAATTTAGGTGACAACACTGGGGCACCCACAGTTCCTGCCTTTTAA
- a CDS encoding antirestriction protein, with translation MITTITRQQVTNQQRIHHTADLFGIHFPLLLEPHVYAITDSIAREYNGGYWEFYTLSNGGFYMAPAIASTTAIDHQYHVVCENGFEGSLSADALGITACLYTYSHMSFSNNQKFAATCAQHYHWLREYMLGHPEAQQVLRAID, from the coding sequence ATGATTACAACTATCACCCGCCAGCAAGTAACCAATCAACAACGCATCCACCATACCGCTGATTTATTCGGCATTCACTTCCCACTGCTACTTGAACCGCATGTGTATGCAATCACGGATAGCATAGCCCGTGAATACAACGGCGGTTACTGGGAGTTTTACACATTAAGCAACGGTGGTTTCTATATGGCTCCCGCTATAGCATCTACCACAGCAATTGACCATCAATACCATGTAGTCTGCGAGAACGGCTTTGAGGGCAGCCTATCAGCGGATGCCTTAGGTATTACTGCTTGCCTGTATACATATAGTCATATGTCGTTCAGCAACAATCAGAAGTTTGCAGCAACATGTGCCCAGCATTACCACTGGCTGCGGGAATACATGTTGGGACATCCTGAGGCTCAGCAAGTTTTGAGGGCAATCGACTGA
- a CDS encoding nuclease-related domain-containing protein has product MFKGLIGETMGSLAHKIMLDKTVYHELNNVTIPTTDGTTQIDHIIVSRFGIFVIEAKNMNGWIFGNEKSAEWTQSFPGGKFKFQNPLRQNYRHTKCLSDFLGIEHNKLHSVVMFWGESTFKTSMPVNVLDKGYSSYIKSKSEVLFTDDEVEQIVTAIQTGKLPRMWATHKLHVASLKERHASPVASNSLKSGDPSCPLCGKTMLKRLAKKGSNAGNEFWGCSGYPGCKGIVNI; this is encoded by the coding sequence ATGTTCAAAGGGCTTATTGGCGAGACGATGGGCTCTCTTGCTCACAAGATTATGTTGGACAAGACTGTTTACCATGAACTCAATAATGTAACTATTCCTACAACAGACGGTACTACGCAAATCGACCATATCATTGTTTCTCGCTTTGGCATTTTTGTGATTGAAGCAAAGAATATGAACGGTTGGATATTCGGTAATGAAAAATCAGCCGAGTGGACCCAGTCCTTCCCTGGAGGTAAATTCAAGTTTCAAAATCCACTTCGGCAGAACTATCGACACACAAAGTGCCTATCAGATTTTTTAGGCATTGAGCACAATAAGCTCCATTCAGTTGTGATGTTTTGGGGTGAAAGTACGTTTAAGACCTCTATGCCTGTGAATGTGTTGGATAAAGGCTATTCGTCATACATCAAAAGCAAATCGGAAGTGTTGTTCACAGATGATGAAGTTGAGCAGATAGTAACTGCCATCCAGACAGGAAAGCTACCAAGAATGTGGGCAACACATAAATTGCACGTAGCATCACTCAAGGAGCGCCATGCTTCTCCTGTTGCGTCAAATTCATTAAAATCAGGCGATCCCAGTTGCCCTCTTTGTGGCAAAACCATGCTGAAGCGTTTAGCTAAAAAGGGTTCCAACGCCGGAAATGAATTTTGGGGATGTTCTGGTTACCCTGGCTGCAAAGGTATCGTGAATATTTAG
- a CDS encoding class I SAM-dependent methyltransferase, translating to MNDKNEIRLGQSIELLKELHILTRDGKMNQDSRRKLKQVYHLYQFIEPLLKEIQKDHLDIQLVDHGAGKSYLGFIIYDLFFKGLNNGSRIYGIETRDELVKKSQELAQKLDFPGMSFLNLSVADSIESHLLPARIDIVTALHACNTATDDAIHFALKKHAKYIVLVPCCQAEIASVLKKNKGKTLAKNTLTEIWRHPLHTREFGSHITNVLRCLQLEAHGYQVNVTELVGWEHSMKNELIIAQFKNLPRKRPTERLNEVLQELGLEEMSTRFFTSL from the coding sequence ATGAATGACAAGAACGAAATCAGACTAGGTCAATCCATAGAACTCTTAAAAGAACTACATATTCTCACCCGCGATGGCAAAATGAATCAGGATAGCCGTCGAAAGCTGAAACAGGTTTATCATCTTTATCAGTTCATTGAACCACTTCTGAAAGAAATTCAAAAAGATCATTTAGATATACAGCTGGTGGATCATGGCGCAGGTAAATCATATCTGGGTTTTATTATCTACGATTTATTTTTTAAAGGATTAAATAACGGCTCTCGTATTTACGGCATAGAAACACGGGATGAGTTGGTTAAAAAATCCCAGGAATTAGCTCAGAAACTTGATTTTCCGGGTATGTCTTTTCTAAATCTGTCCGTTGCAGACTCGATTGAATCCCATCTTTTACCCGCCAGAATCGACATTGTTACAGCATTGCATGCATGTAACACCGCTACTGACGATGCCATTCATTTTGCTTTGAAAAAACACGCAAAGTACATCGTTCTAGTTCCGTGTTGCCAGGCTGAAATCGCTTCAGTACTTAAAAAGAACAAAGGTAAGACTCTTGCCAAAAACACATTGACTGAAATTTGGCGTCACCCACTGCATACCAGAGAGTTTGGCAGCCACATTACCAATGTGTTGCGTTGCCTTCAGCTAGAGGCTCACGGTTATCAGGTCAACGTAACTGAACTTGTCGGATGGGAACATTCCATGAAAAATGAACTGATTATTGCCCAATTCAAAAATTTGCCGCGCAAACGCCCCACTGAACGCCTTAATGAAGTATTACAAGAATTGGGCCTTGAAGAAATGAGCACGCGTTTTTTCACCTCACTATGA
- a CDS encoding YaeQ family protein, with the protein MALKSTIFKIDLQIADMDRNYYQEHLLTIAQHPSETDERMMVRVLAFALNASEYLTFGNGISADDEPDLWHKDLTGAIDLWIDVGLPDEKLIRKACGRSGQVILYTYGGRVADMWWDQSSSKLEKSNNLSVINLSLETTRELTKLAQRNMKLHCTIQDGDIWLADNASTIEVQLSKLKIPNEFTN; encoded by the coding sequence ATGGCGCTCAAATCAACCATTTTTAAAATTGATCTGCAAATTGCAGACATGGATCGTAATTATTACCAGGAACATTTACTCACCATTGCTCAACATCCATCCGAAACTGACGAGCGCATGATGGTTCGTGTATTGGCATTTGCTTTAAACGCCAGTGAATATTTAACTTTTGGAAATGGAATTAGCGCAGATGACGAGCCCGATCTCTGGCATAAAGACTTAACTGGTGCAATTGATCTGTGGATAGACGTTGGTTTGCCAGATGAAAAGCTAATTCGCAAAGCTTGTGGGCGATCAGGTCAGGTCATTCTTTACACTTATGGTGGTCGTGTCGCTGATATGTGGTGGGATCAAAGCAGCAGTAAGCTTGAAAAATCAAACAACTTATCAGTTATCAACTTGTCGCTAGAAACCACCAGAGAGCTAACTAAACTAGCTCAACGTAATATGAAGTTGCATTGTACTATTCAGGATGGCGATATTTGGTTGGCTGATAATGCCAGCACAATTGAAGTCCAGTTGTCGAAACTCAAAATCCCGAATGAATTTACCAATTAA
- a CDS encoding phage holin family protein, with amino-acid sequence MLNRQMEKKKFILLNFLYWHQNLSLSQEKKMKNKLFWLAIVAVSMLPLQAFAVNSYYYVVMSSTGTATWGPFPSLGECQEALAKMQGKGLRKDASASSCFAK; translated from the coding sequence ATGCTCAACCGTCAAATGGAAAAAAAAAAGTTCATTTTGTTGAATTTCCTCTACTGGCATCAAAATTTATCACTTTCACAGGAGAAGAAAATGAAGAACAAATTGTTTTGGCTGGCAATTGTTGCAGTTTCGATGCTTCCATTGCAGGCATTTGCGGTAAATAGTTATTACTATGTGGTTATGTCATCAACTGGTACTGCCACCTGGGGTCCGTTTCCAAGTTTGGGAGAATGCCAAGAAGCGTTGGCTAAGATGCAAGGCAAAGGACTCAGGAAGGATGCGAGCGCTTCAAGTTGTTTTGCCAAATAG
- a CDS encoding site-specific integrase, whose amino-acid sequence MPIVKLDSNFISNNLKTPDNVSRIEMCCSELKGFYVEVRATSQGQGTFYLRSKNIAGKTCHQHIGRTTDISLTDARKQAKILKAEIALGADPRGQEKARKEILLFSDFFENHYLPYVIPRKRSWKRDEELYRLRIKGVLGSKRLNTITRLAIQNFHSALKAEGLAAATCNHHVKLIKHSLNLAIDWDMLEINPAARIPLFFEDNKKENYLDDEQLQSLLAVLYSDPDHMASRIALFLLSTGCRLNEALSAKWSDVDMVKRIFIVRAINSKSKRLRSVPLNDSALAVLSQLDTEETFDYLFINLKTEKPITSINRTWTRLRNRAGLPHLRIHDLRHMYASFLVNSGRQIYEIKQILGHADIKTTERYAHLSTKTLQNAADSASLMIRRGIKPSV is encoded by the coding sequence ATGCCCATCGTAAAACTTGATTCAAATTTCATCAGTAACAATCTAAAAACCCCTGACAATGTATCTCGCATTGAGATGTGCTGTTCCGAACTGAAAGGATTTTACGTTGAAGTCCGTGCTACCAGCCAAGGCCAAGGCACGTTTTATTTACGTTCAAAAAATATCGCCGGAAAAACATGCCATCAGCATATTGGACGCACGACGGATATCAGCTTAACGGATGCACGCAAACAAGCCAAAATACTCAAGGCAGAAATTGCTCTGGGGGCTGACCCACGTGGTCAGGAAAAGGCTCGTAAAGAAATTCTGCTGTTCTCTGACTTCTTTGAAAATCACTACCTACCCTACGTAATACCACGCAAACGATCCTGGAAGCGCGATGAGGAGCTTTACAGATTGCGTATCAAGGGTGTTCTGGGAAGTAAACGACTGAATACCATTACGCGGTTGGCCATTCAAAATTTTCATTCTGCACTTAAGGCCGAAGGACTGGCAGCTGCGACCTGCAATCATCACGTTAAGCTGATCAAGCATTCACTTAATTTGGCCATAGATTGGGATATGCTGGAAATCAACCCAGCAGCGCGTATCCCGTTATTTTTTGAGGACAATAAAAAGGAAAACTATCTTGACGACGAACAATTACAAAGCTTGTTGGCTGTGTTGTATAGCGATCCGGACCACATGGCATCACGTATCGCCCTGTTTTTACTAAGCACTGGGTGCCGATTAAATGAAGCACTTTCAGCAAAATGGAGTGACGTTGACATGGTAAAGCGGATATTCATTGTGAGAGCAATCAACAGTAAAAGCAAAAGGCTCCGCTCTGTTCCGTTGAATGATAGTGCACTGGCTGTGCTATCTCAACTGGATACAGAGGAAACATTTGATTACTTGTTCATAAACCTAAAAACGGAGAAACCAATTACATCAATCAATCGAACATGGACCCGCCTTCGGAACAGAGCAGGATTGCCGCACCTTCGCATCCACGATCTGCGACATATGTATGCATCCTTCTTAGTGAACAGCGGAAGGCAAATATATGAAATAAAACAGATACTTGGACATGCAGACATAAAGACGACCGAGAGGTATGCACATCTAAGCACAAAGACGCTTCAGAATGCTGCTGACAGCGCTTCGCTCATGATAAGGAGGGGGATAAAACCTTCGGTTTAA
- a CDS encoding zinc ribbon domain-containing protein YjdM, whose amino-acid sequence MTTLPKCPKCNSEFTYEDGTMFVCPECAHEWPKEATESTDDQRVVCDANGNELKSGDTVVVIKDLKVKGSSLVVKVGTKVKNIRLVEGDHDIDCKIDGIGAMQLKSEFVKKA is encoded by the coding sequence ATGACTACACTACCCAAATGTCCAAAATGCAATTCGGAATTCACCTACGAAGACGGCACCATGTTCGTCTGCCCGGAATGTGCACACGAGTGGCCGAAAGAGGCAACAGAGAGCACTGATGACCAGCGCGTCGTGTGCGATGCCAATGGAAACGAACTTAAGAGCGGCGACACCGTGGTGGTGATCAAGGATCTGAAGGTCAAAGGATCGTCCTTGGTAGTGAAAGTTGGGACAAAGGTAAAGAACATCCGTCTGGTGGAAGGCGATCACGACATTGACTGCAAGATCGACGGAATTGGTGCGATGCAGCTGAAATCCGAATTCGTGAAGAAGGCGTAG
- a CDS encoding DUF3466 family protein: MKILSSSFALSIKTTRKLSHLIPLLLVGLALSSPAGAVGYTITDLGTFGGINNGAYGINHNGQVAGYSSTGSANRAFLYSNATMNAIGTLGGAESYARDINGNGQVVGYANVAIGAYHAFLYNNGAMSDLGTLGGLYSAALGINDYGQVVGYANTNMGVTPNHAFLYSNGVMNDIGTLGGTDSVALGINNNGQVVGYASKANGAQNAFLYNNGVMRDLGTLGGTSSSAQDINNNGQVVGQAYTASNATYHAFLYSNGAMSDLGTFGGTYGSTANGINDNGQVVGYSWTAGNASFHAFLYNGGSLLDLNSLLPDNSGWTLNDAEDINDLGQIVGIGTINGQYRSFLMTPTSVPVPAAAWLLGSGLLGLISVAHKRKTA; encoded by the coding sequence TTGAAAATCCTTAGCTCATCCTTTGCCCTATCAATAAAAACCACGCGCAAACTTTCACACCTGATTCCCTTGCTACTAGTGGGTCTTGCTCTGAGCAGTCCGGCAGGGGCGGTGGGCTACACGATCACCGATCTGGGCACTTTTGGTGGCATCAACAACGGCGCCTATGGCATCAACCATAATGGCCAAGTGGCGGGCTACTCCTCTACAGGCAGCGCCAATCGCGCCTTCCTTTACAGCAACGCTACAATGAATGCTATCGGCACCTTAGGTGGCGCGGAAAGCTACGCCAGGGATATCAACGGAAATGGCCAGGTGGTGGGCTATGCCAATGTAGCGATTGGTGCTTATCACGCCTTCCTCTACAACAATGGTGCGATGAGCGATCTCGGTACCTTGGGTGGACTGTACAGCGCCGCCTTGGGCATCAACGACTACGGTCAAGTTGTGGGCTATGCCAACACCAACATGGGCGTCACCCCTAATCACGCCTTCCTCTACAGCAACGGTGTGATGAACGACATTGGTACATTGGGTGGCACGGACAGCGTTGCCCTTGGCATCAACAACAACGGTCAAGTTGTGGGCTATGCCTCTAAAGCGAATGGCGCTCAAAATGCCTTCCTCTACAACAACGGTGTGATGAGAGATCTCGGCACCTTAGGTGGCACCAGCAGCTCTGCCCAGGACATCAATAACAACGGCCAGGTAGTGGGCCAAGCCTACACCGCGAGCAATGCCACTTATCATGCCTTCCTCTACAGCAACGGTGCGATGAGTGACCTTGGCACCTTCGGTGGTACCTATGGCAGCACTGCCAATGGCATCAACGATAACGGTCAGGTGGTGGGCTATTCCTGGACAGCGGGCAATGCCTCCTTTCACGCCTTCCTCTATAACGGTGGTAGCCTGCTGGATCTCAACAGTCTGCTGCCGGATAATTCGGGTTGGACATTAAATGATGCCGAAGATATCAACGACCTCGGCCAGATCGTCGGCATTGGGACGATCAACGGTCAATATCGCTCTTTTCTCATGACACCAACTTCTGTACCTGTGCCCGCAGCTGCATGGCTACTCGGCTCTGGTCTCCTTGGGTTAATCAGCGTTGCTCATAAGCGCAAAACAGCTTAA
- a CDS encoding DUF3466 family protein translates to MALVATLACLTHTPAYAVGNFYTIKDLGAIGDGTLSWASGINQNGQVVGHNYASHAFLYSNGSIGDLGTLGGGYSDAYGINGSGQVVGGAYTAGNAARTAFLYSNGTMSSLGTLGGTNSAAYSINNNGQVVGEANTAVYNSCCSFTSHAFLYSNNVMTDLGTFGGSDSRAFGINNSGQIVGGAFTADNTAYHAFLFSNGAMSDLGTFGGTRSEAFGINSNGQVVGIAQSLDNTAYHAFLYSNGTMSNLGTLGGTNSFAISINNNGQVVGESDTVGNSARTAFLYSNGAMSDLNSLLNQGSGWTLLEANGINDLGQIVGMGTINGQSHAYLMTPTAVPVPAAAWLFGSGLLGMAGFVRKCTTRLETRK, encoded by the coding sequence ATGGCTCTGGTCGCTACTCTTGCCTGTCTAACTCATACGCCTGCATACGCTGTCGGTAATTTTTACACGATCAAAGATCTCGGTGCCATTGGCGATGGCACTCTCAGTTGGGCTTCTGGCATCAACCAAAATGGCCAAGTGGTAGGTCACAATTACGCTTCGCATGCATTCCTTTACAGCAATGGATCGATAGGCGATCTTGGAACCCTCGGTGGTGGCTACAGTGATGCCTATGGCATTAATGGAAGTGGTCAAGTGGTGGGTGGAGCCTACACAGCAGGCAATGCCGCTCGAACCGCCTTTCTATACAGTAACGGTACAATGAGCAGTCTTGGCACATTGGGCGGCACGAACAGCGCTGCTTATTCCATCAACAACAATGGCCAGGTGGTCGGTGAAGCTAACACTGCGGTCTACAACAGTTGTTGCAGTTTTACTTCCCACGCTTTCCTTTATAGCAACAATGTGATGACCGATCTTGGTACTTTTGGCGGCAGCGACAGTCGCGCTTTTGGCATCAACAACAGCGGTCAGATTGTTGGCGGCGCCTTCACTGCGGATAATACTGCTTATCATGCTTTCCTCTTTAGCAACGGTGCAATGAGCGATCTCGGCACCTTCGGCGGCACGCGTAGCGAAGCCTTTGGTATTAACAGTAACGGTCAGGTGGTGGGTATTGCACAATCTTTGGATAATACTGCTTATCATGCCTTTCTTTACAGCAACGGTACGATGAGTAATCTTGGCACATTGGGCGGCACGAACAGCTTTGCTATAAGCATCAACAACAATGGCCAGGTGGTGGGTGAATCCGACACTGTAGGCAATTCCGCTCGAACCGCCTTCCTTTACAGCAATGGTGCGATGAGCGACCTTAATAGCTTGCTGAACCAGGGTTCAGGTTGGACATTGTTAGAAGCCAATGGCATCAACGACCTAGGCCAGATTGTTGGTATGGGGACGATTAATGGTCAGAGCCACGCTTATCTCATGACACCGACTGCCGTTCCGGTGCCTGCCGCTGCGTGGTTGTTCGGTTCTGGTCTATTAGGTATGGCTGGGTTCGTAAGAAAATGTACAACACGCTTGGAAACTAGAAAATAA
- a CDS encoding HD-GYP domain-containing protein, whose translation MSNSNTYNEPQIIDNDSLKDFTEALADYAHNIESDIAHLKRFPEDQAVIANLFRALHNIKGDAALCRVDLGVAIIHPIETILDRIRSGKLQFTELLGETILLAIDRLELAMNALATGKSVSSLKLGILAEELDGLSQARQVQLEILTHQLIQSITGFRPSSTPVSNNARKHAVSPRSESTATHLAFFRSLAQQYESRSPHFEGRTARLLHLALVTNKLAGEPVDPIQLEAAIYMHDVGMMFLPESIWLKPDRLNEMDKIALHAHPAYGAGLLERMPDWQEAAKMVLQHHETPDGTGYPKGLKQDQICSGAKILAIIDAFEAVMLKHSHRGHSRSILRAISEINACNNQFAQEWIEPFNQVIRHMIEK comes from the coding sequence ATGAGCAATTCCAATACTTATAACGAACCACAGATTATTGATAATGACTCACTAAAGGACTTCACTGAAGCCTTAGCCGACTACGCCCATAATATTGAAAGCGATATTGCACACCTGAAACGATTTCCTGAAGATCAAGCCGTTATCGCCAATCTTTTCCGTGCACTTCACAATATCAAAGGTGACGCTGCCTTATGCCGAGTTGATCTGGGTGTAGCGATAATTCATCCCATTGAAACCATTCTAGATCGTATCCGCTCGGGTAAACTACAATTTACGGAATTACTGGGTGAAACTATTTTGTTGGCTATAGACCGCCTGGAATTAGCAATGAATGCATTAGCCACAGGCAAATCTGTCTCAAGTTTAAAGCTTGGTATTCTTGCTGAAGAACTGGATGGGCTAAGCCAGGCAAGACAAGTGCAACTTGAAATTCTCACACATCAGTTGATTCAGTCTATAACGGGCTTTCGACCTTCCAGCACCCCTGTATCCAATAACGCCAGGAAACACGCTGTATCTCCCAGGTCTGAAAGCACTGCTACCCACTTAGCTTTTTTCCGGTCACTTGCACAGCAATATGAAAGCAGATCCCCCCACTTTGAAGGACGAACAGCTCGCTTGCTTCATTTGGCACTGGTTACAAACAAATTAGCTGGAGAACCAGTTGATCCCATTCAATTGGAAGCCGCTATATACATGCATGATGTAGGAATGATGTTTCTGCCTGAATCCATCTGGCTAAAACCGGATCGTTTAAATGAAATGGACAAAATTGCATTACATGCACACCCGGCATATGGTGCAGGACTTCTGGAACGCATGCCTGATTGGCAAGAAGCTGCCAAGATGGTGTTGCAACACCATGAAACGCCAGATGGCACAGGTTACCCCAAAGGATTAAAGCAGGACCAGATTTGCTCAGGAGCGAAAATACTGGCCATTATTGATGCCTTTGAAGCTGTTATGCTAAAACATAGCCACCGCGGCCACAGTCGTTCAATCCTTCGCGCTATTTCTGAAATCAATGCATGCAACAATCAGTTCGCGCAAGAATGGATCGAACCATTTAACCAAGTCATTCGCCACATGATTGAAAAATAG
- a CDS encoding PhnA domain-containing protein codes for MALISFGTKEKNIRLVEGDHDIDCKIDGIGAMQLKSEFVKKA; via the coding sequence ATAGCCCTAATTTCATTTGGAACGAAGGAGAAGAACATCCGTCTAGTGGAAGGCGATCACGACATCGACTGTAAGATCGATGGAATTGGCGCGATGCAGCTGAAATCCGAATTTGTGAAGAAGGCTTAG